One stretch of Fictibacillus sp. b24 DNA includes these proteins:
- a CDS encoding glucose-6-phosphate isomerase, whose protein sequence is MTKKLSFDYSKALSFIGQHEVDYLTGAVEAAHNAIHEKTGAGNDFLGWVDLPENYDREEFSRIVKSAEKIKNDSDVLIVVGIGGSYLGARAAIEMLNHSFYNLLSKEDRKTPQVFFAGQNISSTYVKELFDVLKDKDVSVNVISKSGTTTEPAIAFRIFRKFLEEKYGKEEARKRIYATTDKAQGALKTLANEEGYESFIIPDDVGGRYSVLTAVGLLPIAVSGVNIEEMMNGAKEAAADFNNPKLAENQAYQYAAVRNALYNKGKTIELMVNYEPGLHYVSEWWKQLYGESEGKDYKGIYPASVDFTTDLHSMGQYVQEGRRDLFETVLYVDQAREEIKIEEDDQNLDKLNFLAGQTMDFVNKKAFQGTLLAHTDGGVPNLIVSLPEMTPYHFGYMVYFFEKACAVSGYLLGVNPFDQPGVEAYKKNMFALLGKPGFEKEKEELEKRL, encoded by the coding sequence ATGACAAAAAAGCTAAGTTTTGATTATAGCAAGGCACTTTCTTTTATTGGTCAGCATGAAGTAGATTACCTTACAGGTGCTGTAGAAGCTGCTCATAACGCTATCCATGAAAAAACAGGTGCAGGTAATGACTTTTTAGGATGGGTTGACCTTCCTGAGAATTACGACCGTGAAGAGTTTAGCCGCATTGTAAAAAGTGCTGAAAAGATTAAAAATGACTCTGATGTTTTGATCGTTGTCGGAATTGGTGGCTCCTATTTAGGAGCACGCGCAGCTATTGAAATGCTAAACCATTCTTTTTATAACCTTTTATCAAAAGAAGACCGCAAGACGCCACAAGTGTTCTTTGCGGGCCAAAACATCTCATCCACTTATGTTAAAGAGCTTTTTGATGTACTAAAAGACAAAGATGTATCCGTTAATGTGATCTCTAAGTCAGGTACAACAACTGAACCTGCTATTGCGTTCCGTATCTTTAGAAAGTTCCTAGAAGAAAAGTATGGAAAAGAAGAAGCTCGTAAGCGCATCTATGCGACTACAGACAAAGCTCAAGGAGCACTTAAAACATTAGCGAACGAAGAAGGCTATGAGTCATTCATTATTCCTGATGATGTGGGTGGACGGTACTCCGTTCTTACGGCTGTAGGCCTTCTGCCGATTGCAGTAAGCGGAGTTAATATTGAAGAGATGATGAATGGGGCTAAAGAAGCTGCAGCAGACTTCAATAACCCTAAGCTTGCAGAAAACCAAGCATATCAGTATGCTGCTGTTCGAAATGCGCTTTATAACAAAGGGAAGACGATCGAACTAATGGTTAACTACGAGCCAGGACTGCACTATGTGTCTGAATGGTGGAAACAGCTATACGGTGAGAGCGAAGGGAAAGACTACAAGGGAATTTATCCTGCGTCTGTAGACTTCACTACCGATCTTCATTCAATGGGGCAATATGTACAAGAGGGACGCCGTGATCTTTTTGAAACGGTTCTATATGTAGATCAAGCACGTGAGGAAATCAAGATCGAAGAAGATGATCAAAACCTAGATAAGCTTAATTTCCTTGCTGGGCAAACGATGGACTTTGTAAACAAAAAAGCGTTCCAAGGAACATTGCTTGCACACACTGATGGCGGAGTGCCAAACTTAATCGTAAGTCTCCCTGAGATGACGCCGTATCACTTCGGGTATATGGTTTATTTCTTTGAAAAAGCATGTGCGGTGAGTGGATACTTGTTAGGAGTTAACCCATTCGATCAGCCAGGTGTAGAAGCATACAAGAAAAACATGTTTGCTCTTCTTGGTAAGCCTGGGTTTGAAAAAGAAAAAGAAGAATTAGAAAAACGCCTATAA
- a CDS encoding YugN-like family protein yields the protein MKPIKSRLENELCALNEAEEVMKGMGFSYGGNWDYDHGYFDYKLDDEVGYTFLRIPFKAVDGELDKKDTVIQLGEPFLLAHKYQVGLDDNAETGNISGSFNQFSEPQDPDATIDKKWIGIGKDLVQKIETALLN from the coding sequence ATGAAACCTATAAAAAGCAGACTTGAGAATGAATTATGTGCTTTAAACGAAGCAGAGGAAGTAATGAAAGGAATGGGCTTTTCATACGGCGGAAACTGGGATTATGATCATGGATATTTTGATTATAAACTAGATGATGAAGTTGGATACACGTTTTTAAGAATTCCTTTTAAAGCGGTAGATGGGGAATTGGACAAAAAAGATACAGTGATTCAATTAGGGGAACCTTTTCTATTGGCTCATAAATACCAGGTAGGATTAGATGATAACGCTGAAACTGGAAACATATCGGGTAGTTTTAATCAGTTTTCAGAGCCGCAAGATCCAGATGCGACCATCGATAAAAAATGGATTGGTATTGGTAAAGACTTGGTGCAAAAAATAGAAACAGCTCTATTGAATTAA
- a CDS encoding ion channel, with protein MLIGGECVYMRAMYYAYLRLPMLVRLGIILFIILFSSAVLAHLFEKDTFPTIFEGFYWAVITAGTVGYGDYAPHTNEIRLLAIFLVFLGGSFLAFLTVHFASAVVKNENRFLEGKNMYKNKDHFIIVGWNERSRHTIQAIKDKVKTNHIVLIDESLEANPLYLEGIHFIHGKSSEDFTWIKAHIQKAHTVLITADANLKEVEADRNTILSVLTARGLSTTVAIHAEILTTEQATNAKRAGANHIIQTSNLASHEMVLSLERELI; from the coding sequence GTGTTAATAGGAGGAGAGTGTGTTTATATGCGTGCCATGTATTATGCATATTTGAGATTGCCCATGTTGGTTAGGCTTGGTATCATTCTGTTTATAATTTTATTCTCTAGCGCTGTTTTAGCTCACCTCTTTGAAAAAGACACGTTTCCAACCATTTTTGAAGGTTTTTACTGGGCTGTTATTACAGCTGGAACAGTAGGTTATGGTGATTACGCACCACATACAAATGAGATAAGGCTGCTTGCTATATTTCTTGTCTTTTTAGGAGGATCATTTTTAGCCTTTTTAACTGTACACTTTGCCAGCGCTGTTGTTAAAAACGAAAATCGATTTCTTGAGGGGAAAAATATGTATAAAAACAAAGACCATTTTATAATCGTTGGGTGGAATGAACGTTCAAGACATACGATTCAAGCGATCAAAGACAAAGTAAAAACCAATCATATCGTTTTAATTGATGAGTCTCTAGAAGCAAACCCTTTATATTTGGAAGGCATTCATTTTATTCATGGAAAATCAAGTGAAGATTTCACGTGGATCAAAGCTCATATACAAAAGGCACATACGGTTCTCATTACAGCAGATGCCAACTTAAAGGAAGTTGAAGCGGATCGAAACACGATTCTTTCTGTTCTGACAGCTCGCGGATTAAGTACAACAGTAGCTATTCATGCAGAAATACTAACAACTGAGCAAGCAACAAATGCGAAACGTGCGGGTGCCAATCATATTATTCAAACATCAAATCTTGCTTCACATGAGATGGTGTTAAGTCTTGAAAGAGAGCTCATATAA
- a CDS encoding anti-sigma factor domain-containing protein — protein MNKAIIVEVSKRHLIVLAEGGEFKKVRNTGASYSVGQEVMLPVTEEKSRSIFSGLINWKTGTAAALAIFLLFFQILSPVSGPGVYAYVGMDMDPSLELKIDEDMKVLDIFAYNQQGKMVLERMNDWKNRDIEYVTDLIFDTCKELGYLQTKEEVLITTTLSEEIPADKEIEMKQRVNEVITKTAKKKSVEMTTIVMSSKEREESKKMKMSPGHYAIYTAAKKSGIKITKSEISGQTIEKISEKVGPIKELLKEEIQPVADSAKKQEDLVYEPPLPILDQKEKEQKVKKEKPALPIQEKIEESHKKKTIESPTTHIVIPAAPQREEKKAAEPVKREQGHEKPSHPPTAAVSGHEKDVPKPPVKDIPAAIAPPKDEKLKEEKPKQEKPKEEKPKEEKSKEDKPKEDKPKGEKPKVDLPKEEKIIVDPPKENETPPNPVSEPVQTNPEPIEQWIYIEIVVNGNVITVRIKTDSNVLTEELRKQALALINHNSLLQQQCSKTASSLQQEVEKEEIASVTEQLDAADSEDPAPTNLHTLQAS, from the coding sequence TTTTTCTGGTTTGATTAACTGGAAAACAGGTACTGCGGCTGCCTTAGCCATTTTTCTGCTGTTCTTCCAAATTCTTTCTCCAGTCTCAGGACCGGGAGTTTATGCATATGTTGGAATGGATATGGATCCTAGTTTGGAATTGAAAATTGACGAGGACATGAAAGTACTTGATATCTTTGCCTATAATCAACAAGGTAAAATGGTGCTCGAACGAATGAATGATTGGAAGAATAGAGATATCGAATATGTAACAGACCTCATATTTGATACGTGCAAAGAACTTGGTTATTTACAAACAAAAGAAGAAGTTTTGATTACCACAACTCTGTCTGAAGAGATTCCTGCTGATAAGGAAATAGAAATGAAGCAGCGAGTAAACGAAGTCATAACAAAGACTGCTAAAAAGAAGTCTGTTGAAATGACAACCATTGTTATGAGTTCCAAAGAACGTGAAGAATCCAAAAAGATGAAAATGTCACCTGGGCATTATGCGATCTATACCGCTGCTAAGAAATCAGGCATTAAGATAACAAAAAGTGAAATTTCGGGTCAAACGATTGAAAAGATTTCTGAAAAAGTCGGTCCAATTAAAGAGCTTTTAAAAGAGGAGATTCAGCCTGTAGCTGACTCAGCTAAAAAACAAGAAGACCTTGTATATGAGCCGCCTCTTCCAATTCTAGATCAAAAAGAAAAAGAGCAAAAAGTAAAAAAAGAAAAGCCTGCTTTACCCATTCAAGAAAAGATAGAAGAAAGTCATAAAAAGAAAACTATTGAATCACCAACGACTCACATTGTCATTCCTGCTGCTCCACAAAGGGAAGAAAAAAAGGCAGCTGAACCTGTTAAAAGAGAACAAGGGCACGAAAAGCCTAGTCATCCTCCTACAGCAGCTGTAAGTGGTCATGAAAAAGATGTACCAAAGCCACCTGTAAAAGATATTCCTGCGGCTATTGCACCGCCTAAAGATGAAAAATTGAAGGAAGAGAAACCAAAGCAGGAAAAACCGAAAGAAGAAAAACCTAAGGAAGAAAAATCGAAAGAGGATAAGCCAAAAGAAGATAAGCCTAAAGGAGAAAAACCAAAAGTAGATCTGCCGAAAGAAGAAAAAATAATAGTAGATCCACCGAAAGAAAACGAAACTCCTCCTAATCCTGTATCTGAACCTGTTCAAACCAATCCAGAACCAATAGAACAGTGGATATATATTGAGATTGTTGTTAATGGGAACGTCATAACCGTAAGAATTAAGACAGATTCAAACGTATTAACGGAAGAGTTAAGAAAACAAGCTTTAGCCCTTATAAATCATAATTCTTTATTACAGCAACAATGTTCCAAAACTGCTTCATCTTTACAGCAAGAAGTTGAAAAAGAAGAAATTGCAAGTGTAACAGAACAGCTAGACGCTGCAGATTCGGAAGACCCAGCCCCAACAAATCTACATACTCTGCAAGCTTCATGA